The following coding sequences lie in one Silvanigrella aquatica genomic window:
- a CDS encoding RDD family protein, giving the protein MSFFLENYISPSKSQIKPLHIGFGFGGDVIQQRISLKIKQEKQNLDYSENVNNKIDDNSTISENIIIKNAIVTPNVTASEEIISKSNTVHNLNNIEENNTHEKNTKYYVHPFFAFLAWTVDALLGFCFLIISLCVNYVFIPKGFFEISPAIAKYFSNVTLDINFIYTFLFSLQVWVFMALMVFLFQYTILGFEGSTLGRWLFGISIQNAKDKTVRVSEKTKICAALSESLLLGGILSFIFIVLFPSRVPIFFWMRYSSKNS; this is encoded by the coding sequence ATGAGTTTCTTTTTAGAGAATTATATATCACCTTCAAAATCTCAAATAAAACCACTTCACATTGGTTTTGGTTTTGGTGGGGATGTTATTCAACAAAGAATCAGTCTTAAAATTAAGCAAGAAAAACAAAATTTAGATTATTCAGAAAATGTAAATAATAAAATTGATGATAATTCAACTATATCAGAAAATATTATTATAAAGAATGCAATTGTTACTCCCAATGTAACAGCTTCTGAAGAAATAATTTCAAAATCAAATACAGTTCATAATTTAAATAATATTGAAGAAAATAATACTCATGAAAAAAATACAAAATATTATGTTCATCCTTTTTTTGCATTTTTAGCATGGACTGTAGATGCATTACTGGGATTTTGTTTTTTAATTATTTCTTTATGCGTAAATTATGTTTTTATACCTAAAGGTTTTTTTGAAATTTCTCCAGCAATAGCCAAATATTTTTCTAATGTAACTTTAGATATAAATTTTATATATACATTTTTATTTTCTTTACAAGTTTGGGTTTTTATGGCTCTCATGGTTTTTTTATTTCAATATACGATCTTAGGATTTGAAGGGTCGACTTTAGGTCGATGGCTATTCGGTATTTCTATTCAAAATGCCAAAGATAAAACGGTTCGTGTTTCTGAAAAAACAAAAATCTGTGCCGCACTTTCGGAATCCTTATTATTAGGTGGTATTCTTTCCTTTATATTTATAGTTCTATTTCCTTCACGTGTTCCCATATTCTTT
- a CDS encoding DHH family phosphoesterase produces the protein MDFKRGLFLVICDDPELTSTLVHIQKSMDIKVWVPNKQNQLQTSLLEACEDATEKDHILVKGDITKASFFAQWRAYDPICVVMSLKDNEKYLNVRELILEELPESRILSFQVGHPGVVPRKLVENDRELVLSWTELLSRPISAELRHIESTHRVKEIRDILGKGEKIGLLLQPDPDPDALASALALRCLLGRNKASTPFLSFGRVTRPENIAMMQLLDLEVITIKPEDLSLYDKIALLDTQPGHFTVPLSRVDVIIDHHPMVGNYSSAAYCDIRSKYGATSTIMTEYLRAGAVNIGQRLATALLYGIKADTLHLNREVIDADLYAFVSLYPDINYNLLRRMEKPEIPMRFAPVLAHALLTMASQDKLLVSYLGSVVREDLIPQVADFMLQFEGIEWVVCAGIYQENIVMSVRNVGYVKNAGDVVRRIISGSGNGGGHRTMAKAIFPINVWTERFGSITEENIRTTVLNLFLEEVL, from the coding sequence ATGGATTTCAAGCGCGGACTTTTTTTGGTAATTTGTGATGATCCCGAATTAACCTCAACTTTGGTACATATTCAAAAAAGTATGGATATTAAGGTTTGGGTGCCAAATAAGCAAAATCAATTGCAAACTTCTCTTTTAGAAGCCTGCGAAGATGCCACTGAAAAGGATCATATCCTCGTCAAAGGTGATATTACCAAAGCTTCTTTTTTTGCGCAGTGGCGCGCTTACGATCCTATATGTGTTGTAATGTCACTAAAAGATAATGAAAAATACTTAAACGTCCGGGAGCTTATCCTTGAGGAACTGCCCGAATCGCGCATTTTGTCTTTTCAAGTAGGGCATCCAGGAGTTGTTCCTCGAAAGCTTGTGGAAAACGATCGGGAGCTTGTCCTTTCGTGGACGGAGCTGTTAAGCCGGCCTATCAGTGCGGAGCTACGGCATATTGAAAGCACCCATCGCGTTAAAGAGATTCGAGATATCTTAGGTAAGGGCGAGAAAATTGGTTTATTACTTCAGCCCGATCCTGATCCCGATGCCCTCGCCTCGGCATTGGCGTTAAGATGTCTTCTCGGACGTAACAAAGCGTCTACGCCCTTTTTGAGTTTTGGAAGAGTCACGAGACCCGAGAATATTGCTATGATGCAACTACTTGATCTTGAAGTGATTACCATCAAACCTGAAGATCTTTCCCTTTATGACAAAATTGCCTTACTTGATACTCAGCCTGGTCATTTTACAGTACCCCTCTCTCGTGTCGATGTTATTATTGATCATCATCCCATGGTTGGAAATTATTCTTCTGCTGCTTACTGCGATATTCGTTCAAAATATGGTGCCACATCAACAATTATGACCGAATATTTACGCGCAGGAGCTGTAAATATTGGGCAAAGATTAGCCACTGCGTTACTTTATGGAATTAAAGCAGATACTTTGCATTTAAATCGAGAAGTGATCGATGCTGATTTATATGCCTTTGTTTCCTTATATCCAGATATTAATTATAATTTATTACGGCGCATGGAAAAACCAGAAATACCTATGCGCTTTGCGCCCGTTTTAGCACATGCTCTTTTAACAATGGCTTCCCAAGACAAATTATTAGTCAGTTATCTAGGTTCTGTTGTTAGGGAAGATCTCATTCCTCAAGTTGCCGACTTTATGTTACAATTTGAAGGTATAGAATGGGTTGTTTGTGCTGGGATTTATCAAGAAAACATTGTGATGAGTGTCCGTAACGTGGGGTATGTAAAAAATGCTGGTGATGTTGTTAGAAGAATTATCAGTGGTTCGGGAAATGGGGGTGGTCACCGCACCATGGCGAAAGCTATTTTTCCGATAAATGTTTGGACAGAACGTTTTGGCAGTATCACAGAAGAAAATATAAGAACAACAGTTTTAAATCTTTTTCTTGAGGAAGTTTTATGA
- a CDS encoding S-adenosylmethionine decarboxylase, with product MTEILGFNNLTKALSFNLYDFAVALNDEERASYIRYIDEKYSARQIESQLIRIAEIIDAEVLNVSSKDFDPYGASVVLLMSDMKGDQATKEANMHSSVNKSSNLMAQSTVSIHLDKSHICAHTYPDSLDPSGVCSFRVDIDIATCGSISPLYALDFMFKAFETDVVCVDYVVRGFARNKRNEKIFMDHEMNSITQYVSPLILRDYDTNDINSPEHHTYQTIFSRKELDESCYFRNPRTVPANVASEKMALIRKEMDSIARFKK from the coding sequence ATGACAGAAATACTTGGTTTTAACAACCTTACCAAAGCTTTAAGCTTCAATCTTTACGACTTCGCAGTAGCTCTCAACGATGAGGAAAGAGCTTCCTATATTCGTTATATTGACGAAAAATACTCCGCAAGACAGATTGAATCTCAGCTTATCCGCATCGCAGAAATTATTGATGCCGAAGTATTGAACGTAAGTTCAAAAGATTTCGACCCTTATGGCGCAAGTGTCGTTTTGCTCATGAGTGACATGAAAGGAGACCAAGCAACGAAAGAAGCAAACATGCATTCTTCTGTAAATAAGTCCTCCAATCTCATGGCTCAATCTACCGTTTCTATCCATTTAGACAAGAGCCATATCTGTGCCCACACCTATCCTGACAGTCTCGATCCCTCGGGCGTTTGTAGTTTCCGCGTAGATATCGACATTGCAACTTGCGGCAGCATTTCACCTCTATATGCTCTGGACTTTATGTTTAAGGCTTTTGAAACCGATGTGGTCTGTGTCGATTACGTTGTACGCGGTTTTGCACGTAACAAGCGTAACGAAAAAATATTTATGGATCATGAGATGAACAGTATTACTCAATATGTCTCTCCCTTAATTTTAAGAGATTATGATACGAATGACATAAACTCTCCAGAGCATCATACCTATCAAACCATCTTCAGTCGTAAAGAACTTGATGAGAGTTGTTACTTTAGAAATCCGCGCACCGTTCCTGCCAATGTGGCATCGGAAAAAATGGCACTCATTCGTAAAGAAATGGACTCCATTGCGCGCTTTAAAAAGTAA